The proteins below are encoded in one region of Picrophilus oshimae DSM 9789:
- a CDS encoding arginine deiminase family protein, giving the protein MIRAEWNSLKKVMLHRPGMEINYAMFAPKAFLFERPFNYMRAIEEHKMLEEKLKENNINVIILKDEIIKKALESDAFMDKLREKVISIVKYYGTKELIENARNDLEKNIKYIDPETLFNAFITELSIDLKSYLNGIEYPTVYSNLPLANLYFMRDQQAISSGIIIGNMRMNQRRKETDITEFFFREVLNENRITRVKNGYFEGGDFMPAGSFAIIGTGSRTDINGAIDAMNSGLMDFDEILIVNNPNYDFMSYNPQFNMHLDTYFNIAGDGIVVTSENLIKNAAATLYQKNGDKYERAFETTLFDYIKKRDFNIIDMNLAEQLSYSSNFLTLSDKKIIAVDSKRIIEKLIKEKVFPGNIENMIKKQISNEFMPDKRAMIDHGIDVIKIDLSEITGGYGGAHCMSSAIIRN; this is encoded by the coding sequence ATGATCCGGGCTGAATGGAATTCACTTAAAAAGGTGATGCTTCACAGGCCAGGCATGGAGATAAACTATGCCATGTTTGCGCCAAAGGCGTTTTTATTTGAGAGGCCATTTAACTATATGAGGGCAATAGAGGAGCATAAGATGCTCGAGGAAAAATTAAAAGAAAATAATATTAATGTCATAATATTAAAGGATGAGATAATAAAAAAGGCACTTGAATCAGATGCCTTTATGGATAAGCTCAGGGAAAAGGTAATATCAATTGTAAAATACTATGGCACAAAGGAATTAATAGAAAATGCCAGGAACGATCTTGAAAAAAATATAAAATACATTGATCCGGAAACACTATTTAATGCCTTTATAACAGAGCTTTCCATAGATTTAAAAAGTTATTTAAATGGCATTGAGTACCCTACTGTTTATTCAAATTTACCACTGGCAAACCTCTATTTCATGCGCGATCAGCAGGCAATATCCTCTGGAATTATCATAGGAAACATGAGAATGAACCAGAGAAGAAAGGAAACAGATATAACAGAGTTCTTTTTTAGGGAGGTATTAAACGAAAATAGGATCACCAGGGTAAAAAATGGCTACTTTGAGGGTGGCGATTTTATGCCTGCAGGATCATTTGCAATAATAGGAACGGGCAGCAGAACGGACATTAATGGTGCCATTGATGCAATGAACTCTGGTTTAATGGATTTTGATGAAATTTTAATAGTTAATAATCCAAACTATGATTTTATGAGCTACAATCCACAGTTCAACATGCATTTAGATACATATTTTAACATAGCAGGTGATGGCATAGTGGTAACATCGGAAAATTTAATAAAAAATGCCGCTGCAACACTATATCAGAAAAACGGAGATAAATACGAAAGGGCATTTGAAACAACACTCTTTGATTATATAAAGAAAAGGGACTTTAACATAATAGATATGAACCTGGCAGAGCAGCTGTCATACTCATCAAACTTCCTTACATTATCAGATAAAAAGATCATAGCAGTTGACTCAAAAAGGATCATTGAAAAGCTAATTAAGGAAAAAGTTTTTCCTGGAAATATTGAAAACATGATAAAAAAACAGATTTCAAATGAGTTCATGCCTG